One segment of Streptosporangium brasiliense DNA contains the following:
- a CDS encoding CbtB domain-containing protein, which yields MSQISAPHAQPIPWISLTRWLLAVPVLLLIAYLVAFDQGAISQAGNYLHELMHDGRHLLGVPCH from the coding sequence GTGAGCCAGATCTCGGCTCCGCACGCCCAGCCCATCCCATGGATCTCCCTCACCCGCTGGCTGCTCGCCGTACCGGTGCTGCTGCTCATCGCCTACCTGGTCGCCTTCGACCAGGGAGCGATCTCGCAGGCCGGGAACTACCTGCACGAACTCATGCACGACGGGCGCCATCTGCTCGGCGTCCCGTGCCACTGA
- a CDS encoding CbtA family protein: MIIKLIVRGMLVGLLAGLIAAAFAYTVGEPRIDRAIALEEAAAAAAPATGSHSHGEAAPAGHSHGEDEALVSRDGQRFGLFLALGLYGLAVGGLFALAYAALRGRAGPRSEPALAVTLAAAAFTAIVLVPFLKYPANPPAVGDPETINQRTVLYLVAVAIGILSVAAGAATHRYADRSEPWLRWTAAGAAVLIPVAAAWILLPEISEVPQGFPADLLWDFRIASIGTQAVFWLGVGALFAFAARRRSPV; the protein is encoded by the coding sequence GTGATCATCAAACTCATCGTCCGGGGCATGCTCGTCGGGCTGCTCGCCGGGTTGATCGCGGCCGCCTTCGCCTACACCGTGGGCGAGCCGCGCATCGACCGGGCCATCGCGCTGGAGGAGGCGGCCGCGGCCGCCGCCCCGGCCACCGGATCCCACTCCCACGGCGAGGCAGCGCCCGCGGGGCACTCCCACGGCGAGGACGAGGCGCTGGTCAGCAGGGACGGCCAGCGCTTCGGACTCTTCCTCGCCCTCGGCCTGTACGGGCTGGCCGTCGGCGGGCTGTTCGCCCTCGCCTACGCGGCCCTGCGCGGCCGGGCCGGGCCCAGGTCGGAACCGGCGCTCGCGGTCACCCTCGCGGCCGCCGCGTTCACCGCGATCGTCCTGGTGCCCTTCCTGAAGTATCCCGCCAACCCACCCGCCGTCGGCGACCCCGAGACCATCAACCAGCGCACCGTGCTCTACCTGGTCGCCGTGGCCATCGGGATCCTCTCCGTCGCCGCGGGCGCGGCCACCCACCGCTACGCCGACCGGAGCGAGCCGTGGCTGCGCTGGACGGCGGCCGGCGCCGCGGTCCTGATACCGGTCGCGGCGGCCTGGATCCTCCTGCCGGAGATCAGCGAGGTGCCCCAGGGCTTCCCCGCCGACCTGCTGTGGGACTTCCGGATCGCCTCCATCGGCACCCAGGCGGTCTTCTGGCTCGGCGTCGGCGCCCTGTTCGCCTTCGCCGCGCGCAGGCGCAGCCCGGTGTGA
- a CDS encoding histidine phosphatase family protein, whose amino-acid sequence MTAPSGVTRLLLVCHASTQATVRAAFPSDEPLDGRGLRQAAGLAGHFGHGPAACAAELRCTQTATALGLRIDPDPLLADCDHGRWSGRTLEEVEAAEPEALAAWLTDPGAAPHGGESVAGLLGRVAGWLSNRAPGRTVAITHPSFIRAAVVHALGAPAPAFWRVDVAPLARVALTGRGGRWRLSYPA is encoded by the coding sequence GTGACGGCCCCCTCGGGGGTCACGCGGCTGCTGCTGGTCTGCCACGCCTCGACCCAGGCGACGGTGCGGGCCGCGTTCCCGAGCGACGAACCACTCGACGGACGCGGCCTGCGCCAGGCCGCCGGCCTGGCCGGGCACTTCGGCCACGGCCCGGCGGCCTGCGCCGCGGAGCTGCGCTGCACACAGACGGCCACGGCGCTCGGCCTGCGGATCGACCCCGACCCGCTGCTGGCCGACTGCGACCACGGACGCTGGAGCGGCCGGACGCTGGAGGAGGTCGAGGCCGCCGAACCCGAGGCCCTCGCCGCCTGGCTCACCGACCCCGGCGCCGCGCCCCATGGAGGGGAGTCGGTGGCCGGGCTCCTCGGCCGGGTGGCCGGCTGGCTCTCCAACCGGGCCCCCGGCCGGACCGTCGCGATCACCCACCCCTCGTTCATCCGCGCCGCGGTCGTCCACGCCCTCGGCGCCCCCGCCCCCGCCTTCTGGCGCGTCGACGTCGCGCCGCTGGCCCGCGTCGCGCTCACCGGGCGCGGCGGGCGCTGGCGGCTGAGCTACCCGGCGTGA
- a CDS encoding putative cobaltochelatase yields MTTSKEIPKVRDPRYPFTAIVGSEELKLALILNAVSPRVGGVLVRGEKGTAKSTIVRALAALLPAVEAVDGCRFSCDPAAPDPECPDGPHRDRTAAARPARLVELPVGASEDRLAGSLDLERALTEGVKAFEPGLLAAAHRGVLYVDEVNLLHDHLVDLLLDAAALGTCYVEREGVSVRHAARFLLVGTMNPEEGELRPQLLDRFGLTVEVRASREPSQRAEVVRRRLEFEAGPAAFAARWSGQERALAARIAEARARVAEVVLPDSALRQIATVCAAFEVDGLRADLVTANAAIAHAAWQGRTAVTADDVREAARLALPHRRRRDPFDAPGLDESKLEEILDRFPDGPDDDPDGPDPGGSDGSGGGGSGGDGPGEGGPAGDGPGRDASVDDGRGEDGPADRSGRDAAGADHAQPGTPAAGPARPGDARRDQTFDAFDADPARPARLFTVPGVGAGAPGRRSRATTPLGRTTGARVPRGRPASLHLKATVGAAAPYQISRGRSGPGLLLRRDDLREAVREGREGNLVLFVVDASGSMAARQRMRAVKTAVLGLLLDAYQRRDKVGLVTFRGSRADLVLPPTSSVEVGAARLRELPTGGRTPLAAGLLRAAEVLRVERLRDPARRPLVVLVTDGRATSGTVEDSHRAAGLLAGVTGVVVDCEGGHVRLGLARSLAERMGAETVRLDDLTDLAGMIRERRSAA; encoded by the coding sequence GTGACGACATCCAAGGAGATCCCGAAAGTGCGTGACCCGCGCTATCCCTTCACCGCGATCGTGGGGTCGGAGGAGCTGAAACTCGCGCTCATCCTCAACGCCGTCTCCCCCCGCGTCGGCGGGGTGCTGGTCCGGGGCGAGAAGGGGACCGCCAAGTCCACGATCGTGCGGGCGCTGGCGGCGCTCCTGCCCGCCGTCGAGGCGGTGGACGGCTGCCGCTTCTCCTGCGACCCCGCCGCGCCGGACCCCGAGTGCCCGGACGGGCCGCACCGGGACCGGACGGCGGCCGCGCGGCCCGCGCGCCTGGTCGAGCTGCCGGTCGGCGCCTCCGAGGACCGCCTGGCCGGCTCCCTCGACCTCGAACGCGCGCTCACCGAGGGGGTGAAGGCGTTCGAACCGGGCCTGCTGGCCGCCGCCCACCGGGGCGTCCTCTACGTCGACGAGGTCAACCTGCTCCACGACCACCTGGTCGACCTGCTGCTCGACGCCGCCGCGCTCGGCACCTGCTACGTCGAGCGCGAAGGGGTGTCGGTACGGCACGCCGCCCGGTTCCTGCTGGTGGGCACCATGAACCCGGAGGAGGGAGAGCTGCGCCCGCAGCTCCTCGACCGTTTCGGGCTGACCGTGGAGGTCCGGGCGTCGCGGGAGCCGTCGCAGCGGGCGGAGGTGGTGCGGCGGCGTCTGGAGTTCGAGGCCGGACCGGCCGCGTTCGCCGCCCGCTGGTCCGGGCAGGAGCGGGCGCTGGCGGCACGCATCGCCGAGGCGCGGGCCCGGGTGGCGGAGGTGGTCCTGCCGGACTCCGCGCTCCGGCAGATCGCCACGGTCTGCGCGGCGTTCGAGGTGGACGGCCTCCGGGCCGACCTGGTCACCGCGAACGCGGCGATCGCCCACGCCGCCTGGCAGGGCCGTACCGCCGTCACCGCCGACGACGTGCGGGAGGCCGCCAGGCTCGCCCTCCCGCACCGCCGCCGCCGCGACCCCTTCGACGCCCCCGGCCTGGACGAGTCCAAACTGGAGGAGATCCTCGACCGGTTCCCAGACGGCCCCGACGACGATCCGGACGGCCCGGACCCCGGCGGCTCAGACGGCTCGGGCGGGGGCGGCTCGGGCGGGGACGGTCCGGGGGAGGGGGGTCCCGCGGGGGACGGCCCCGGCCGGGACGCCTCGGTGGACGACGGCCGCGGGGAGGACGGCCCGGCGGACCGCTCCGGCCGGGACGCCGCCGGTGCCGACCACGCCCAGCCCGGCACGCCGGCCGCCGGCCCCGCGCGGCCCGGCGACGCCCGCCGCGACCAGACCTTCGACGCCTTCGACGCCGACCCGGCGCGGCCCGCCAGGCTGTTCACCGTCCCCGGCGTGGGAGCCGGCGCCCCCGGACGGCGGTCACGGGCCACGACCCCCCTCGGCCGGACCACCGGCGCCCGGGTCCCCCGGGGCCGCCCCGCCTCCCTGCACCTGAAGGCGACCGTCGGCGCGGCCGCGCCGTACCAGATCAGCCGGGGCCGGAGCGGGCCCGGCCTGCTGCTGCGGCGCGACGACCTCAGGGAGGCCGTCCGCGAGGGCCGCGAGGGCAACCTGGTGCTGTTCGTCGTGGACGCGAGCGGGTCCATGGCCGCCCGGCAGCGCATGCGCGCGGTCAAGACGGCCGTACTGGGCCTGCTGCTCGACGCCTACCAGCGGCGCGACAAGGTCGGGCTGGTCACCTTCCGCGGCAGCCGCGCCGACCTCGTGCTGCCGCCCACCTCCTCTGTCGAGGTGGGCGCCGCCCGGCTGCGCGAGCTGCCCACCGGCGGGCGCACGCCCCTCGCCGCGGGGCTGCTGCGGGCCGCCGAGGTGCTGCGGGTGGAGCGCCTGCGCGACCCGGCCAGACGCCCGCTGGTGGTCCTGGTCACCGACGGGCGGGCCACCTCCGGCACCGTCGAGGACTCCCACCGCGCCGCCGGGCTGCTGGCCGGGGTGACGGGCGTGGTGGTGGACTGCGAGGGCGGGCACGTCCGCCTCGGCCTGGCCCGTTCCCTGGCGGAGCGGATGGGCGCCGAGACCGTGCGCCTGGACGACCTCACCGACCTCGCCGGGATGATCCGTGAGCGCCGGAGCGCCGCATGA
- the cobO gene encoding cob(I)yrinic acid a,c-diamide adenosyltransferase: MPQGRPVSVPDDGLTTRQRRTRPLLIVHTGPGKGKSTAAFGLALRAWNQGWPIGVFQFVKSAKWRIGEERALRVLGDSGEGGPVSWHKMGEGWSWIQRPGTEEDHAADAREGWEQIKRDLAAETFRLYVLDEFTYPMKWGWIDAGEVVDTLARRPGGQHVVVTGRDADPRLVAAADLVTEMGKVKHPMDAGQKGQKGIEW, translated from the coding sequence ATGCCTCAGGGCAGACCGGTCAGCGTGCCCGACGACGGCCTGACCACCAGGCAGCGCCGCACCCGGCCGCTGCTGATCGTGCACACCGGCCCCGGCAAGGGCAAGTCCACCGCCGCCTTCGGCCTGGCCCTGCGCGCCTGGAACCAGGGCTGGCCGATCGGGGTGTTCCAGTTCGTCAAGTCCGCCAAATGGCGCATCGGCGAGGAACGCGCCCTGCGGGTGCTCGGCGACTCGGGGGAGGGCGGGCCGGTCTCCTGGCACAAGATGGGGGAGGGCTGGTCCTGGATCCAGCGGCCCGGCACCGAGGAGGACCACGCCGCCGACGCCCGCGAGGGCTGGGAACAGATCAAACGCGACCTCGCCGCCGAGACGTTCCGCCTGTACGTGCTCGACGAGTTCACCTATCCGATGAAGTGGGGCTGGATCGACGCCGGCGAGGTGGTCGACACCCTGGCCCGGCGGCCCGGCGGCCAGCACGTCGTCGTCACCGGACGCGACGCCGACCCGCGCCTGGTCGCCGCCGCCGACCTGGTGACGGAGATGGGCAAGGTCAAGCACCCCATGGACGCCGGACAGAAAGGCCAGAAGGGCATCGAATGGTAG